A section of the Methanoregula formicica SMSP genome encodes:
- a CDS encoding sodium-translocating pyrophosphatase encodes MIDFALLIVIAICIVALGLAAILTRNLLSQDQGTPKMREVADAIRVGAEAFIKRQYSTIAILAIILAVVIFAVYTLTGQQALALSTAAAFIVGSACSAVAGIVAMWIAVRTNIRTAAAAQKSDGKALDFSFRGGAISGLIITSMSLLGVSLTYIALGADPTHTPFVIVGFGFGASFVALFAQLGGGIYTKAADVGADLVGKVEAGIPEDDVRNPAVVADLVGDNVGDCAGRGADLFESTAAENIGAMILGVALFPIFGVNGILFPIIMCALGLLASMIGILCVRGKDGADPMDAMNMGYYITAVISAVFLYFGVQWLLGSTPNWIYFFFAGLVGIALSVAFLRVTLYYTDHHYRPVQEISNASETGAATNIISGFSVGLETTAIPAVLIGISLLLSYWCGTMTGIEGGGLYGTAVATIGMLMVCAYVLTMDTFGPIADNAGGIVEMSQAPDEVRNRMDKLDAAGNTTKALTKGYAIGSASLAVFLLFNAYMADITKLTGKAFEVVNLASVPVFVGALLGAMLVFLFASLAIRAVSKTAQSVIDAVRVQFKDPAIMAGTKKPDYAAVIDITTAGALRSMVLPGILVVGFPIIIGVTMKYEALAGFLMVGTITGILLALILNNAGGAWDNAKKYIETGAHGGKRSEAHKAAVIGDTIGDPFKDTAGPSLHVLIKLLATLTLVLAPLFI; translated from the coding sequence ATGATCGACTTTGCATTACTCATCGTGATTGCGATCTGTATCGTCGCGCTGGGCCTTGCAGCAATCCTGACGCGTAACCTCCTTTCGCAGGACCAGGGTACGCCCAAGATGCGCGAGGTCGCCGATGCGATCCGGGTGGGTGCGGAAGCATTCATCAAACGCCAGTACTCGACTATCGCCATCCTGGCCATTATTCTGGCCGTGGTGATCTTTGCTGTCTATACTCTTACCGGGCAGCAGGCGCTTGCCCTTTCCACGGCAGCTGCGTTCATCGTGGGATCGGCCTGCAGTGCCGTTGCCGGTATCGTCGCCATGTGGATTGCCGTCAGGACGAACATCCGCACGGCAGCCGCAGCACAGAAGAGCGATGGAAAAGCCCTCGACTTCTCGTTCCGCGGCGGGGCCATCTCGGGCCTGATCATCACCTCGATGTCACTCCTCGGTGTCTCGCTCACCTACATTGCGCTCGGTGCTGACCCGACCCACACCCCGTTCGTCATCGTCGGGTTCGGCTTTGGTGCCTCGTTCGTGGCTCTCTTTGCCCAGCTCGGTGGCGGTATCTACACCAAGGCGGCAGATGTCGGTGCAGACCTTGTCGGCAAGGTCGAGGCGGGTATCCCTGAGGACGATGTCCGGAACCCCGCCGTGGTTGCCGATCTTGTCGGCGACAACGTAGGCGACTGTGCCGGACGTGGTGCTGACCTCTTCGAGTCCACCGCTGCCGAGAACATCGGTGCGATGATCCTCGGTGTCGCGCTCTTCCCGATCTTTGGCGTCAACGGTATCCTCTTCCCGATCATCATGTGTGCGCTGGGTCTCCTCGCGAGCATGATCGGTATCCTCTGCGTCCGCGGTAAAGACGGCGCAGACCCGATGGACGCCATGAACATGGGGTACTACATCACCGCAGTCATCTCGGCTGTCTTCCTCTACTTCGGTGTCCAGTGGCTCCTTGGTTCAACCCCGAACTGGATCTACTTCTTCTTTGCAGGTCTCGTGGGGATTGCCCTCTCCGTTGCATTCCTCCGGGTCACGCTCTACTACACCGACCACCACTACCGCCCGGTGCAGGAGATCTCCAATGCATCCGAGACCGGAGCGGCAACAAACATCATCTCCGGGTTCTCTGTCGGCCTTGAGACCACCGCCATCCCGGCGGTTCTCATCGGTATCTCGCTCCTGCTCTCCTACTGGTGCGGGACCATGACCGGCATCGAGGGCGGTGGCCTCTATGGTACCGCAGTCGCAACCATCGGTATGCTGATGGTCTGTGCCTATGTCCTCACCATGGACACCTTCGGCCCCATCGCTGACAACGCAGGCGGCATTGTCGAGATGAGCCAGGCACCTGACGAAGTCAGGAACCGCATGGACAAGCTCGATGCAGCTGGCAACACCACGAAGGCACTCACCAAGGGATATGCCATCGGCAGTGCATCCCTTGCGGTATTCCTGCTCTTCAACGCCTATATGGCCGACATCACCAAGCTGACCGGCAAGGCATTCGAGGTCGTCAACCTAGCAAGCGTCCCGGTCTTTGTCGGTGCGCTTCTCGGAGCCATGCTCGTCTTCCTCTTTGCGAGCCTCGCCATCCGCGCTGTCTCCAAGACAGCACAGTCCGTCATCGATGCCGTCCGCGTTCAGTTCAAGGACCCGGCCATCATGGCAGGTACCAAGAAGCCTGACTATGCAGCTGTCATCGACATCACCACGGCAGGTGCCCTCAGGAGCATGGTCCTCCCCGGTATCCTTGTGGTCGGTTTCCCGATCATCATCGGCGTCACCATGAAGTACGAGGCCCTCGCAGGCTTCCTCATGGTCGGGACCATCACCGGCATCCTTCTTGCACTCATCCTCAACAACGCTGGTGGTGCATGGGACAATGCCAAGAAATATATCGAGACCGGTGCCCATGGCGGCAAGCGTAGCGAGGCCCATAAGGCAGCTGTCATCGGCGACACCATCGGCGACCCCTTCAAGGACACCGCGGGCCCGTCGCTCCACGTGCTTATCAAGCTCCTCGCGACGTTAACGCTCGTGCTTGCGCCGCTCTTCATCTAA
- a CDS encoding HEAT repeat domain-containing protein, whose protein sequence is MDGITERVVARTMDSRSVSAVRKFRQPLVEYLISGLDDNDKWVRVMAAEMLGTVGDPRSVRALQPLLAGWDSDLRLAAARSLARIRSPQSAAIPPALSCDHCMIRLVADEALTRLKLEQDSENSL, encoded by the coding sequence ATGGATGGAATCACGGAACGGGTAGTGGCAAGGACGATGGATTCCCGGTCGGTATCGGCTGTTCGCAAATTCCGGCAGCCTCTGGTCGAATACCTGATCAGCGGGCTCGATGACAATGACAAGTGGGTGCGGGTGATGGCTGCTGAGATGCTCGGGACTGTCGGGGATCCCCGTTCTGTCAGGGCACTCCAGCCACTTCTTGCCGGATGGGACAGTGATCTGCGGCTGGCTGCAGCACGGTCGCTTGCCAGGATCCGTTCACCGCAATCAGCGGCTATTCCGCCGGCACTCAGTTGCGATCACTGCATGATCCGTCTTGTCGCGGATGAGGCGCTGACGAGACTGAAACTGGAGCAGGACAGTGAGAACAGCCTATGA
- a CDS encoding PAS domain-containing protein: MGVLDSEKVDRIKRILKWHPRGMTISDLASEMKMNRNLVAKYLDMLLVSGQVEMQVVGAAKVYFVSRRVPISALLEFSKDPVIVTGSDRKILQVNEPVISLAGLPRDTLLHHLPEEIDNPFFHLICSSGESRDPHATGEHVSDLSCIIHGDEFHFRIKQVPTAFEDGSDGFTFIAEDITGRKKYEEMLRISEARYRGIVQSIGEAIIGSSPEGLITSWNKAAERLYGFTDGEVLSKPITDLLTGPSRDDLASILGQVARGETVRRREMRMTTRGGRVVDVLLSISPVVGENGAILGTSSIVQDITGEKMEQYLRQHEDQYRTLVEDLNVGIYRSTGDPRGRFVWGNTALLNILGYLSISDLRDVPVADIFNQPDGRRELLDDLRKNRFVKNRVLDLKKPDGTKFSVNVTALAEFDENGTVIFINGIVQDISHIVMQNSDREK, encoded by the coding sequence ATGGGAGTTCTGGATTCTGAAAAAGTCGACAGGATCAAGAGAATCCTCAAGTGGCACCCGCGGGGAATGACCATATCAGATCTAGCCTCTGAGATGAAGATGAACCGCAACCTCGTTGCCAAATATCTCGACATGCTCCTTGTTTCAGGACAGGTCGAGATGCAGGTCGTAGGCGCGGCAAAAGTCTACTTTGTCTCGCGGCGGGTTCCAATCTCTGCCCTTCTTGAATTTTCCAAGGATCCGGTCATCGTAACCGGCAGTGACCGGAAGATCCTCCAGGTCAACGAGCCCGTGATATCCCTGGCCGGTCTGCCCCGCGACACACTCCTTCATCACCTTCCCGAAGAGATTGACAATCCTTTTTTCCACCTTATCTGTTCCAGCGGGGAGTCGCGCGATCCCCATGCAACCGGTGAACATGTCAGCGATCTCAGTTGTATAATTCATGGCGATGAATTCCATTTCCGAATCAAGCAGGTGCCAACGGCGTTCGAAGACGGGAGCGATGGCTTCACGTTCATTGCAGAGGATATCACCGGCCGCAAGAAATACGAGGAGATGCTCCGCATCAGCGAGGCGCGGTACCGGGGAATTGTCCAGTCCATCGGGGAGGCCATCATCGGGAGTTCTCCGGAAGGATTGATCACCAGCTGGAATAAGGCAGCGGAGCGGCTGTACGGGTTTACGGACGGCGAAGTCCTTTCCAAGCCTATCACGGATCTTTTGACCGGGCCGTCACGGGATGACCTCGCATCAATTCTCGGGCAGGTGGCACGCGGGGAGACTGTCCGGAGACGGGAGATGCGGATGACCACACGGGGAGGCCGGGTCGTCGATGTCCTGCTCTCGATATCTCCCGTTGTCGGGGAGAACGGGGCGATCCTGGGGACTTCATCTATCGTACAGGACATCACCGGCGAGAAGATGGAGCAGTACCTGCGCCAGCACGAGGACCAGTACCGCACTCTTGTGGAAGACCTGAATGTCGGGATCTACCGGAGTACCGGGGATCCCCGTGGCAGGTTCGTGTGGGGAAACACGGCCCTCCTCAATATCCTCGGGTACCTGTCCATCTCCGACCTCCGCGATGTTCCGGTTGCCGATATCTTCAACCAGCCGGACGGGAGGCGTGAGCTGCTCGATGACCTCAGGAAAAACCGGTTTGTGAAGAACCGGGTCCTTGACCTGAAAAAACCCGATGG